A region of the Nicotiana tabacum cultivar K326 unplaced genomic scaffold, ASM71507v2 Un00002, whole genome shotgun sequence genome:
ATGTATCTTGCAAAAGGAATGCACTGCCCAATTATGCACCATCTCTGGTGCATATATCAACTAAACAACGTGAGAATCAAATTAGCTACATTGGTACCATCATATCAGAAGATTAAAAGAAGATTGGCATTACCTGTATAATTTCATCAGTCCCTGAGACACATGGTGGAAGTTCGTCCTTTGGTAGAATCTGGACAGTAGCACCAGTTAATTTCTGCATGTCAGATAATGGTCCATCTCTTCCTCCCAAGCATTCAACTTCATCTGTGTGCACAACTAAACGAGTTGTAATAACATTTTCCTTCTCTGGAACAAGATCAACAATGCGGGTTTGTATATGCAAAAGAGCTTCCTGAGCAGGAAACAGCTCATCATCTGGACCCTAAAAGACAAATATAAACCAGAGATCTTTCAGAAATTTTTAAACATCATTTTATAAAAGATAATTTTATGAGGTCTATGCTTGATAAAGTTAACAAATTCAGAAACATGGCTAAGGGGGAAGAAAGCTAGTGGAATCCTCTTCTCCCATAcagcaaactaaaaattaaaactctAACAGCCAAAAGCAGCAATAACTTACTGTGatgtgaaaaagaaaaaggaggagtACCTCATCAGACATAATGATTATGACCTGTTCGTTTGAGCTGGCAACAGGATTCAAAATCTTGACATCCACACCAATCTCATTCTGAAGCAACTCTATAATTCCATCTGATTCCCCAGCAACAGTATCAACCTTGTCAACTGGACATAGAATTCGGAACACAAGATCTTCAACATACATGACCTGCCCATTCTCATTGCCAGGAGCGTTTCCAGATTCAATGGCATATCCAGACGAGGATGAGGAATAGTTGTTGCTTCGACCACTACTCATACCAGCAGGTAGCCTTGATCCAAAACTAGACCCATTTTCAGGCGCCCTGCGGGTTGTATTGTTCATGTGAGGAATAAATTCGTCATCAGGAGGAACGAACCGCTCAGGAGAATGTAGCCGACCAGGAAAGTGACTACGATCACGATGCTGGCTCTCCCTCAAGCGTGAGGAGATAATTTCTATGGCCTTTTTCACAGCATTCATTTCCCCAACTACCTGCACACAAACAGGATTCAGACATACACAATGCATAACGCTACGCCGCACTACTAATGATTGCTTTTCAGGCATGCATTAGCTATCTAATAAAATCCACCACATTATTACATTTGCCACAACGTCCGGATAACGTTATACATAAATATCAAGATTTATATGAAAGGCTCAGAATCATCAGGCACAAGAGATTATAAATCAGTAGCAGCAGTATTTTACCACTCTTTAATTAGAAATCTCCTCTTTATAATCACAAAGGTAACTTTAAGAGCATTGTCTAAGAATTACTTTAATGTCAGTAATTATATCAAATCAACTATAAGGAAGGCAAAAATAATTGCAAGTGAAATGATCCCTTTAGATCATATGAAGGCAATGAACTGCATTAATGTATCCATGttctttgaaatatttttttcaaaatcattacTTGGACTTCAAGAGGAAAAACAATGCGATATGCAAATGTTTTGATGACTTCGGGAGGAAACACAAGCAGGATATGGTCCAATATAGAAATGTTTAGCCATCAAAACATAAAGTGCTATGCTTAAACATATGACCCAAGAGTTTCAGCAGATATCTGCATGATTACCTGGACCTACAAGTTCCTGAAGGGAATCAACAGTAAATTTGCTCTAATGGCTTTTAAAGCAAAATTCATTAGTGAAAAATCAGAGTTAATTGACACCTTGCGGGTCTCTCAACTGAATCATTGAATAAAAGCTCATTTTTCAATGTATATTGACCTCCAAACAATAGGTAAATACCTGACATCAAACACTTCATCTGAAATACCCATTCAAGGCCTTTTTAGATTGAACTACTCAGCAATATTGTACTGAGATGAGCTTAATGGAGTGACATGgatagtgaggattcatatagccgaccccaaCTTGCTTGGGATTGAGGCGTCATAGTAGTACAACTACTTGTTGTTTGTAGATACACTAGTCAGCATATAGCAGAAAGCAATTTGGGTTGTCACGTGTATCAATCTCACCCCAATATTAACCGAACTCGGGAAAATAAATATAGGTGCTCAAAAATTATGGCATAAAACATTAGCCATTCATTAAAATATCATTAGATATTAGTTATCCGATCCATTTCAATTCAGAATATCTTCATTCTTGTATCCTATCTGGACTCAGGTATCATCGAGTCTCATTGTCAACTGAACTAGTGTTCATTTCTACTTAAGATACATGTTCGTTCTCCAACTTCCTGAGTGACAAGTGACCTAGTGTTCATTTCTACTTAAGATGCATGTTCGTTCTCCAACTTCTTATGCAGTATCAGCTAACCTTTTTCAGTTCCAACAAACTATCATACAAATCAGTTCTAGTTCCCAATGGTAagagtatttttaaaaaaaagttatctTTGTCATTAGTTTTTTCTTTGTTTCAGCAACTATATCAGTGCTTCAATTAATGGTATGGTTCTGGTCACTTTATCGACAAAGATGCACAAAGTCACGGTCCAATTCAAATTAACCAAGACAAATCCATATGGAGACTTTAGAAAACTCCAGGAGCAGTACATGAAACTGAGGTATTTGGTATTCTAACCTGAACAATCTCCTCTGACATCGAAACGCAACGGGGCAAAGTGTGATCTCTGGGCAAAATTCTAATATGAGTCTTAGTCTCCATCCTCATTTGCTCAATAATTTTCCCTCCTTTCCCAAGCAAACACCCCACATGCATTCTTGACACCACGAGCCTCGTCACCGCACGATTATTCCCACTAAGTCCCCTCATCCTAAACTCCTCTTCCACTtcaacaccaccaccaccactgtACCCTCCATCACTATCCAAAATCCTCTCATGTATCAACAGCAAAGCTTCCTGAGCTGGTGAAAACGCAGGCATTCTACCGTCCGGGTCCCGCCTCCGAGTATCCGAAATCTCAATGATCCGTTCATCGTCTCCCGGTATCAGTTCATGCACATTCACCCATGCCCCAGTGTGTTGCCTAATCGCCTTAATAATGCTACCTGATTTCCCAATAACACCACCCGCCTTAACATCATGGCACAAAATCCGGTAACTAGTAGTAACCATTAAGGAAGGGTCCTGCATTTTCCGGGCTCCTCCTCCGCCGCCTCCGGTGAGGGAACGGCGGTGGTGAGTAGGAGCATAATGGTGATTATTACCGTGAGGATTGTTGTTGTACCTCTGTTTAGTCCTGGGTAAGTTGTTCTCGGAATCGTAGTCTTGGTCGTAATAGCATCTCTTAGATCTTGATCTGTCCATGTCCTTTTAGGGTTTCAAATCAAATCTGGAAGCGAAATTAAGGTATTAGAGTAGTGTTAGGGTTTTTTCTTGAGAATCGTGAACTGTTTTGCTGTAATTTGTACAAAACCCTAGAGAAGGGGAGAAAGGGAAACTGAGTTCAGTAGAGCCAGTGACGATGAGGAAAATGTACATAATAACGAAGTTTCAGCTTATGCTCCTCCATCTGCTGTTCATCATTTTTATAACTTTAATGCTTTTGTAGATTCAATTTTTGTTtgctttacctttctcttttggTGTGAGCAGCTGCTGCTGCTTTTTATAATCGTGATTCCTAACCCCTTCTTCTTTCTGGTGGGGCGTAGTGGGTACATACCTTAGCAAATACTATAGTGTAAGTGGACCCCAACGATGGGTCATGGGCGTGTAAATCACGTTCCTCCACTTTCAACGTCGTCGTTTAATGTTTGGTGTGTgttggagggggggggggggtggtaaGAGGAGGGAAGTTGAGTGTACTTTTTTTTCTTGAGATGTTGAAGTGTTTAAGGAAAGACCGAAGCTTCGTTCTTTTGGACTTCTAGTCGTACCATGTTACTTGCTTCTGTGAGCAGTATGTATTGAAGGAACAATGACTTCAAATCAACAAATTGTTGCAACATGGAATGTAAAGTGAAAATCATGAGGCACCGCTTTGTATTcatatttcacaatttcaatcataattttttcttatatcaccgcgtgagtCTTACAttcagttttgaaaattattttttccgaaatagttacacgcgttttagcccaccttatttcaccgcatgcgtatcaacccctagccttataccactATATGTGTATCAATATTACAACTCGCACAACAAGTatccatatgccacaacttgccacaaagtcaacaaaaccaatatttccacaacaaatagctcatggctcaaccataatgtgtacaagaatttcaacaataacaaaatgaatgagaatgctcaacaaggaaaggtatctcaacaattaacaacttcgcctcaatATGATAACGGCTATtacaacaccaataactcaacaagatgatattccacgaaataacaacttcgaTTAAAAGTGATTCAataattaagaggtaacaagacaataaggaaggcaataactttaattaaagcatataaaagcAAAATAACAAATAAGAGGTAGAAAAAGTGCTAACtacgtcaaatagagcatgtaagagtagattaataATGGGAGATATAAcgtgttatgacaattcaattaaagatatggaaagagtctagataacctaaaccggtcaaataacACATACAGtctgtgtacccactcgtcacttGCGTatacggctttcacataacacaaatagcacaatcaacccataTCCTAAAGGGTATCCCCCTCACCCCACAAagttagataagatacttacctcaacaaggccaactcaaccctctgaaatagctttttccctaaaatttgcctccacatagctcaaatctaaccaaaaatgactcaataacatcaaacaatgcaagagaaactatttacaataaataaagctatgatctttatattttacccaaaaagtcaacaaaagtcaatgtcGGGCCCTTGGATTCCGAATCCAAGCTTACCCGAGCGAAGCCACGAACCAATACAAACTCACACGAACGAAAATCGACTCAATCGGAGTCTGATAGCTCAACCAATTCGTCAAGGCATCGCTATTGGGTGTTCATAACCCAAGAGTCCAAACTAATTGGGTCACATATCTCGCgaaatactcctccaaaactcgccAAATTCGAGTATGTTGTTCTCCTAATATAGGAGAACAAGACCCCAAAGGAATCGGGAAATAAATGCCTCtaactcatttttaatttttaaaatttaggacataaccctaggtcttgatttaaagaattaaatgggttttcaattaaaatcatggattaaagcttaaaccaagGGAATGAATCAAAGAGAAATACTTAGGTTATGGTTTAGACCTTGCTCCATGGAAGAAACTTGAATAGCATCCTTGAATTCTTACAACCCTaaactttcaagatgagaaaaactccaacaaTAATAGCCAAAAACGCCCAGGTGTTCTGCCTCATTTTTAGTGCCAAACGATCTCGAAACTCGCCTTTGATGCCTCCATGGATTCTTCatgaaatttcagtcaagttagaATTTTGAATCACTCTATTCGACTTTATAATGAGGGAGATacgttggtttcaatatttaaaaataatgcagatttttaaatacgaattcagtggcaatttcgtaatgaATATGAACAATctgcaacccaattcttagtaaaatggccataaattcctcatacgatgtcgaaacttgatgatttcagttgctaTGATTCCAAAATTACGACACGGATATAATAATTTAGTCGAAACACGAATTAAAGGCCGTTTGCTCAATATAgtaacctttatgctcaaatTGACGTCGAAACCAAAAACAATTACCATACAactcaaacttatccaaaactcatcggaatttaaccaaactttgtgaacatgtccaaaatcatcatacaaatatATTAGAATAATTAAAACCCGATTCCGAGTTCATTTACCTAAAAGTCAAACCATaataaactcttccaacttaaagcttctaaaacgacaatcattcttccaaatcaatcccgaaccgctcgaaaaccgaaaccaaccatacatgtaagtcataatacataatatgaagctactcaaagaaTCAAACCACTGAATGGAAtgctaaatctcaaaacgaccaatcgggtcgttacattctcctccacttaaacatgcgttcgtcctcgaacgtgccaagagtcgttccaaagccatcaaatcaccatataacctcaccatacacataaccgtgggtgatcccacatcaccccaatccatataagcccgaTAACACCTCCTAACAgaggatccttacttcaaccttagtccataaaccttaaaaCCCTAATCCCAACATCCGAAACTCATTATATGACCCGATTCTTGCATCTATGCACCATATAActatgaacaagttgtatcaatccataaccatatgtcaagacataatcacatgatataccacataacttaaATACTCATAACAATAACTTTCGACCGTAATAGCTGCTTGATAACCAACCCGACACCGATAATAAACCTCATCTCAACTAAAACCTTTTTCTGAACCTTTGCACACTgctaatgatgaaagaaacatacaaaAACTCATAGCCACCCATTAGATTaataagtcatggagctctctttCCCGATAAGTGTagtacccaattttgccctcatatttttataaatatcatatatgcttttaaaatatcattcaTGTATTATCACAAATTTACAATagtcatataagtatttttattatttttaaaggtttaaaattgattttcttgcatttaaattatttggatatgcattaattacccctttaaattattttatgatgacttaatcatcaaaatttattatttgcatccacatatatgtttcataatatttttactttattttatataattatattgatatttttaagctatttacataattttgcaataatagcctttatgttatgcataattacatttattacattattcatgctaaaatagcatttttatatttttataatattaagttattattttcaatcattttattgcataattaatattttattatttattaattattttatttaaataattttgtgtaTTTAATTCTTAGCCCAATTTTAggctaattttcggaccaaaaaCAGGCCCATCCCCAGTTCACTCTTCAACAGCCCAAGACCAAACAACCCTCTTCAAAAATCGGTCGCTGCCCAAGTTAACCCGCCCCGCTCCCCTTtcaatcttggtcgttgatctcaaatgatcaacgacccaaaTTAAGGCGGTCCCTTTCCATATATCCCTTCCCACTAACCCTAGAGACCCATTCCCCACTTCAGCCGCCTCTACTCTCTCtattcctctctttttctttacaaaaCCTAGTCGTCGTATCTCTAAATCCTCTCTGAATCCGGCCTCAATAAGGAATCCTTTCGTGATTCTCTTGCCTTATTCTACTACTACTCACGCGTTCATGGTGTTACTTAGTATTTACCTAACTTTGGTAAATGCTACCTTTCAATATAGGCCTGATTCGACTATAATTTTCTGAATATCTGGCCGATGTTTCATCTATATATACTCTATAATGAACAATTCTTGCATTTTCGACCAGATTCATGGCCATTGGACTCAACTAGGGTTTGCAATTTCGATTTCCCCTTTATAGgttctattattgattgcatgtgatattttctttccttattcgtgtttgattgattgttttccATGTTTGATCGTTCAATTTCTACCACTATATAACCCCTCCCCAATTTCCCCTTTGGACGGACCTCATTTTTTTTTACTGTTATTACTCTCACTATTCTCCTCTTTCACTCATTCACTTACTCTGTTACACTCAgatattttctgaaactgttGAATTcttggccgactgaaagccaaggccataatACTATTAAACGACCCTCTCCGGTGCAAGCACTACTCGGAGCGCTTCTCGAGGCTCGTGTGAACTCTAAAGCACTGGGGTTTGTGGtttcactgtcttccttcaattGTTGCTGCTGAATCACTACTGATATTCTAAGTTCCTCACTCTTTCGCTCGTTTATCTTTGCAACTGGTTAGTGTTCTTTACCTTTACAATTCAAATTACTTCCCCCTATATGATGATGCTTATGTGAATTGTGTGTGTCACTATTGTTTGGCTCAGTTTCCctattatttatgaaatttctaatGTTGTATGATTATCACATGTTATACTGACTGTCAGTCGCGATGAGGTTTCTTCTACCATTCTGTGTGCTCTGATATTACCCAAGTCCAAAGCTTCTAGATGGGTAGCTTGTTCTTTTCTAGGTGCAATAAAGCTCTGGCCCTCTTAAATGTTACTTGAACTTCTGTGATCCTTCTATTGTGCTACCTTTGTTTTCAATCTTGTTTGCCTTAATGTCTCTCTGTAGTTTTAATGCCCTAATTCTATATAGGTTCTACTCTAAGAATCATGAGTAGTTAACTAAAGTAATTCCTGCTCTTTATATGTTTGCCTGGTTCGAATGTTAAACCCGATCAATGCCTTATGTGAGTGTATCTTCATACTCTGCTTTGGATTCTGGTGTTAAAACTTATTAGTAATTCATATTTGCCCAGaaattgttccaaatgtattgttCCCTCTTCATGCTAAGTCACTCATACATACAACTTTCAACTTGCTCACTTTTTTAAAATGATCATGCCTATGTGAATCCTGAACCTTTCAGACTGTATATTTCTATGATACTTGCAAGCCTTAACATTGTACTATCGTTTCATGTCTTACTACCATTTTGGTTACCACAACACTATTCTATAGGCCATGCTTGCTAGTGCTAGTTTGCTCAGTTTCATGCCTATTGTTATCCTTGGTATGTACAATGGAACTTGCTATAGACTTGCATTCTCAGAATTAGATACCTACCTGCTAATTAGCTGTTGTGCAGAGTTTTTAATATTGTTGACCTTTAATTTCTTAATAGGTTTTCTTATAAATACTTTCTGCTTATCCCAAACTGACTTACAAATCTAAGTTATGTTTTGCCCGACATGCTTATGTTAAGATTTTCTTATGAATTTCACTGTTGGTCTTTGTCTCTCGAGCATGTCGTTGCTACTTGTTAACCTTCTGGAAATTAATTCATGACCCTGCTTGCTTTGAAATCTCATGCTTAACTCCTCTGTTTGTGGATTCTTGTATGTTAGATTCCTGTAATCAAATCATGTGTATCCCAAGAAACCTGTTACCTTGAACTTGTTTTTTAATCTAAAAATCCATGTATATGTCCAATCTATGTATTCTGCATACTCTCTACATCTTATGTGTGCTTGTGTGATGTTTAAGTATGTGTCTTACCCCTAGGATGTGTAGAATTCTTGCTTTTGTTAGTTGTGGTATTAAGGTCCAAATGAGCATGTGCTCCACCTTAGAATTTGAGTTATCTTAATGATTTGGGGTTTGTATGAGTTGCCATTCGTGCTTTAATTATCTAACTGGTAATGGATGGGCAAGATaattattttgttgttgggcCTGGACTGCTGAATCTGGTTCTTGGTAATGTGCTTTCGAGCACACTATCTGCGCCTGGGATATGGGCCTATCCGATTTTAAAGCCATTTGAAGGCCTAGATGCACCGCCGAGTTGTTTTATATTTATGATTAGGCATGTAGTTATTCCATTTTGAgctataataatttgtataacGAATGATGGGGAGTTAATAAAAGGGGTTGGGGTATTCTAATACTTGCACgaaagggtagaaaatatgcctatagggtctatgtgTTCTATTTGCTATTACGTCTAGCATGCCCTATTTGTTGCACACTAATaggaaccatgcctataggaatcacgCACACATTTCACTTAACTTGTCAAATATGCTATACTTGTTTCCATGTCTACTATTCAACACttttagataatatgcctatatgATACAATAATGCAATATTTTCGCTAATCTAGATAGCATGACTATGAGGTTTAATAATTGGTCAATTGCTTCATGTTACTTTTGTACTGTCCCACTTAGATGACATTCCTATAGGGTTGAAGTGTTATAAAATCAAGTTTAATTATCAAATGTTAGGAATCCTGTCTATAGGATACTCTCACTCGCCTAGAAAAGCCGTTTATGAAATAAACGTTGTTAATGCTGGACTCTCAAAACTGTTTCACTGCCTAATTATGcaactattagaaatcatgcctataggacaatgTCGCTTGCTTAAGACTCATATCTATGAAATCATCGCTATTAATTCTGAGCTTTCTAACAGTTTTATTGCCTTATTGCATTAACaatttagagatcatgcctatatggTTTGTAATACCTATAATCTGTGAATTCAGAAATAACAACATTATTTGCACGATGCTGGAATTCATAATcacctagagaccatgcctataggacttaatgacTCTAAGTCTTAATTCTAAAATTGTCTACTACCTAATATAAGAATCTGATCGCGTGCTTTTGTGCTTATGTAGGTTAACTTGAACCTTTTATTGCAATTGTGTGCAGTCCtatctgttttgaatgtcgcctagttttatcattttgagcaacctaagtgaggtctagaaccacttaatagtaggtccaaagctcCCTGGACTATAGGCATGAAACGAGTAGCGCACGCATATGatacaatttagaattgaattagagcgcctcTAAGTaataacttcaacatagtaattgggtagcatgagatgatagtctgtgcccgatgaataatatgagcaacccctacctcaagggagttgcgaaatattaattatgttgcacggggtgatcctttaggctaaaaaacttaggatcccCTATCCTTTTATATACTTGTTGTTCACACTTAGTCATAGATCGACGCAATTGTACTATTTGTGATTTTTTAAGACTTGTATCAATTAGTCATATAGTTAATTTTTTTATGTTATAatagagttttcaacttctacatctttctttgcttatttgatcacctagcttaattatCTAATCCACATAGTATAAATTTTGTtcgggacccacaattgtggatctcgaagaatgcctaacaccttctctttaaggtaatttgatcccttacccgatctttggtagcgttgactagtcaaacagagttatttgcaaataggtgccctaacacaccttaaaatcgttaggtggtgactcttctcttttaatacccatttaaaagagttgtcacacgtcgaaacctGTTTTTGCGAGAAAatggggcacgacagcatggcgactctgctggggatatacttaggctcttaccataacggatttgacttatgtggattatttCCCTTTATTTGTCTAAATTACTATGACATGCACATTCCTTCCCTTATTTCCCTTTATTTGTCTAAATtactatgacatgcacatcccttcccttatttCCCTTTATTGCTATGACATGTACGCCCTCTCCCGCTCCTTTCATCTTGTCTTAAACTGCTATATCATGACTCTCCCATCtttattttcctatttgcttCATTACGTTCTCGCACATTTTCATAAGTTAAActgacttctttcttttggcctt
Encoded here:
- the LOC107793339 gene encoding RNA-binding KH domain-containing protein RCF3, which gives rise to MDRSRSKRCYYDQDYDSENNLPRTKQRYNNNPHGNNHHYAPTHHRRSLTGGGGGGARKMQDPSLMVTTSYRILCHDVKAGGVIGKSGSIIKAIRQHTGAWVNVHELIPGDDERIIEISDTRRRDPDGRMPAFSPAQEALLLIHERILDSDGGYSGGGGVEVEEEFRMRGLSGNNRAVTRLVVSRMHVGCLLGKGGKIIEQMRMETKTHIRILPRDHTLPRCVSMSEEIVQVVGEMNAVKKAIEIISSRLRESQHRDRSHFPGRLHSPERFVPPDDEFIPHMNNTTRRAPENGSSFGSRLPAGMSSGRSNNYSSSSSGYAIESGNAPGNENGQVMYVEDLVFRILCPVDKVDTVAGESDGIIELLQNEIGVDVKILNPVASSNEQVIIIMSDEGPDDELFPAQEALLHIQTRIVDLVPEKENVITTRLVVHTDEVECLGGRDGPLSDMQKLTGATVQILPKDELPPCVSGTDEIIQIVGEIKAAREALVEVTSRLRIYTYREFFQKDIPSPAVPASSPARSNIGVDKVSVNNTSPSQQNYNVNDVQTSIYQNAPAKLMTQPVKETGASASEIAKQNENERREDIPSGLNRMHVPLVTRSTLEVVIPPHAVPKLITKSRNKLAQISELSGANVKLIEDRPEETEKIIQISGTPEQAERAQSLLQGFILSTLEDGP